The Neorhodopirellula lusitana genome includes a window with the following:
- the trpB gene encoding tryptophan synthase subunit beta, with protein MNIADPTAAANAQVPDPQGRFGDFGGRFVPETLTRALDELSEEYDKAKKDPEFQRELDGLLKTFVGRPSPLYHAKRLSDSVGGAQIWLKREDLNHTGAHKINNTIGQALLTLRMGKTRVIAETGAGQHGVASATACAHFGLPCTVYMGAEDIRRQKPNVFSMKLLGATISPVESGSRTLRDAVNEAMRDWMSSVEDTHYIIGSVIGPHPFPMMVRDFQAIIGRETREQCRDTFDRLPDCVVACVGGGSNAAGMFYPFVEDEGVRMVGVEAGGRSNCAGDHASPLTYGSPGVLHGTYSYVMQDDDGQTCDVHSMSAGLDYPGVGPEHSYWKDTQRVDYIDCRDEEAMKAFERLATTEGILCALETAHAVAKAIEVAATMSEKEHLVICLSGRGDKDAMEIARLRGESF; from the coding sequence ATGAACATCGCTGATCCCACTGCTGCCGCGAACGCCCAGGTCCCTGACCCGCAGGGCCGGTTTGGCGACTTCGGTGGTCGTTTTGTCCCTGAAACGTTGACTCGGGCGCTCGATGAGCTGTCCGAGGAGTACGACAAAGCCAAAAAGGACCCTGAGTTTCAGCGAGAACTCGACGGCTTGTTGAAGACCTTCGTTGGACGGCCCAGCCCGCTCTATCACGCCAAGCGGTTGTCCGACAGCGTGGGTGGTGCCCAGATTTGGCTGAAGCGAGAGGACCTGAATCACACCGGTGCTCACAAAATCAACAACACGATCGGCCAGGCGTTGTTGACGCTGCGAATGGGGAAAACCCGCGTGATTGCCGAAACAGGAGCCGGCCAGCATGGTGTGGCCAGCGCGACGGCTTGTGCCCACTTCGGTTTGCCTTGCACCGTTTACATGGGTGCCGAGGACATTCGCCGCCAAAAGCCCAATGTGTTCAGCATGAAGTTGCTCGGCGCGACAATCTCGCCGGTCGAGAGCGGATCGCGAACGCTGCGTGACGCGGTCAACGAAGCAATGCGAGATTGGATGTCGTCCGTCGAAGACACGCACTACATCATTGGCAGCGTGATTGGACCGCATCCGTTCCCGATGATGGTCCGTGATTTTCAAGCGATCATCGGCCGCGAAACTCGCGAACAATGCCGCGATACATTCGATCGTCTGCCTGATTGCGTGGTGGCTTGTGTGGGTGGCGGGTCCAACGCGGCTGGCATGTTCTATCCGTTTGTGGAAGACGAAGGCGTGCGAATGGTTGGCGTCGAAGCCGGCGGGCGTTCGAACTGCGCCGGAGACCACGCTTCACCGCTCACCTACGGCAGCCCAGGCGTGTTGCATGGAACGTACAGCTATGTCATGCAGGATGACGATGGCCAAACCTGTGACGTGCATTCGATGAGTGCCGGACTCGACTACCCAGGCGTCGGTCCCGAGCACAGTTATTGGAAAGACACCCAACGGGTCGATTACATTGATTGCCGCGATGAAGAAGCGATGAAGGCATTCGAGCGTTTGGCCACCACGGAAGGCATCTTGTGTGCCTTGGAAACGGCGCACGCCGTCGCAAAGGCCATCGAAGTCGCCGCAACGATGTCTGAAAAAGAACACTTAGTCATTTGCTTGTCCGGTCGTGGAGACAAGGACGCAATGGAAATCGCCCGCCTACGTGGCGAAAGCTTCTAA
- a CDS encoding class I SAM-dependent methyltransferase, whose translation MSNQDRTLDHYQELMTINATSHVLRAGRQIGLFDELGKGQRTLEQLAEALGVSSSRLPLLIDTLIAIGIIERYQEDLALSATARLLCQYDADLDDSTWEQLADTIRANPPASADSVDAAVPQQRFDSIAATQWVHTPAAMQAAEILDFGPGEEATEPVSQSLLDLGCGSAVWSCAMAFRDPGLHITAIDTPAALVAAEATASSIGLDDRFETQPGDLLTSPLPDNTFDWVVIAQRLHSLSPEQIEVVLARAYAALRQDGTLVVIDSFGGPNQPSLAESLEVLRVQVQTEYGAVPKLPIAQARMAKAGYENVQFTFIAASRLGLGLMTGVKR comes from the coding sequence TTGTCTAATCAAGATCGAACACTAGACCACTACCAAGAGTTGATGACGATCAACGCGACCTCGCACGTGTTGCGCGCCGGACGCCAGATCGGATTGTTCGACGAATTGGGGAAAGGTCAAAGGACTCTCGAACAACTCGCTGAGGCACTGGGGGTCTCCAGTTCGCGATTGCCGTTGCTGATCGACACCCTGATCGCGATCGGAATCATCGAACGTTATCAAGAAGACCTTGCGCTTTCGGCCACCGCGCGGCTGCTTTGCCAGTACGACGCCGATCTGGATGATTCGACCTGGGAACAGCTGGCTGACACGATCCGAGCGAATCCTCCGGCCAGTGCTGATTCCGTCGACGCTGCGGTTCCCCAACAACGATTTGATTCCATTGCTGCGACCCAGTGGGTGCATACACCCGCGGCGATGCAAGCCGCAGAGATCCTTGACTTTGGACCAGGGGAAGAGGCGACCGAGCCCGTCTCGCAATCGCTTTTGGACCTCGGTTGCGGTTCGGCGGTGTGGAGTTGTGCGATGGCGTTTCGCGATCCCGGTCTGCATATCACCGCAATCGATACGCCCGCCGCTTTGGTCGCTGCTGAGGCAACCGCTTCGTCGATTGGTCTGGATGATCGCTTCGAGACACAACCTGGCGACCTGCTTACCAGTCCGCTTCCCGACAACACGTTTGACTGGGTTGTGATCGCCCAGCGGTTGCATTCGTTGTCGCCGGAGCAGATCGAAGTGGTGCTTGCTCGTGCTTACGCTGCTCTTCGCCAGGATGGCACGTTGGTGGTGATTGATTCCTTTGGCGGTCCCAATCAACCGTCGCTGGCGGAATCCCTTGAGGTGTTGCGTGTTCAAGTTCAAACCGAATACGGGGCGGTTCCCAAGTTGCCGATTGCGCAAGCGCGAATGGCAAAAGCAGGCTACGAAAACGTGCAGTTCACTTTTATCGCCGCCAGCCGACTCGGACTTGGTTTGATGACCGGTGTGAAACGCTAG